The proteins below come from a single Paracoccus sp. SCSIO 75233 genomic window:
- the urtA gene encoding urea ABC transporter substrate-binding protein yields the protein MQGFRSVLLGSALGLTLTGVAWAQDDTIKIGVLHSLSGTMAISETTLKDTVLMMVEQQNAKGGLLGKQIEAVVVDPASDWPLFAEKARELISDQGVDAIFGCWTSVSRKSVLPVIEELNGLLFYPVQYEGEESSKNVIYTGAAPNQQAIPAVNYMRDELGVEKWALLGTDYVYPRTTNTILEAYLKDNGVAEEDIFVNYTPFGHSDWSKIVADVVALGNDGKQVGVVSTINGDANVGFYKELAAAGVSAMDLPVMAFSVGEEELSGLDTENLVGHLAAWNYFESADTPENAAFIEEWRSFTGDENRVTNDPMEATMIGFNAWVAAVEAAGSPETDAVLDAIVGVEVPNLTGSTATVLPNHHLTKPVLIGEIREDGQFDIVSETDPVPGDAWTDFLPDSAVLDADWPGKACGMFNTETGNCVQVQSNY from the coding sequence ATGCAGGGTTTCAGATCCGTTCTTCTTGGCAGCGCGCTTGGCCTGACGCTGACCGGCGTCGCATGGGCGCAAGACGACACAATCAAGATTGGGGTGCTGCATTCGTTATCCGGCACGATGGCGATTTCGGAGACGACGTTGAAGGATACGGTCCTGATGATGGTCGAGCAGCAGAACGCCAAGGGCGGGCTGCTCGGCAAGCAAATCGAGGCGGTTGTCGTCGATCCGGCTTCGGACTGGCCGCTTTTCGCGGAAAAAGCCCGGGAATTGATCTCGGATCAGGGTGTCGACGCGATTTTCGGCTGCTGGACCTCGGTCAGTCGCAAATCCGTTCTTCCGGTGATTGAGGAGCTGAACGGGCTGCTGTTCTATCCGGTGCAGTACGAAGGCGAGGAATCCTCGAAAAACGTCATTTATACCGGCGCTGCCCCGAACCAGCAGGCTATTCCGGCTGTGAACTACATGCGTGACGAGTTGGGCGTCGAAAAATGGGCGCTGCTTGGTACAGACTATGTCTATCCGCGCACCACCAACACCATCCTTGAGGCCTATCTCAAGGATAACGGCGTCGCGGAAGAGGATATTTTCGTCAACTATACCCCGTTCGGCCATTCCGACTGGTCGAAGATCGTGGCTGACGTCGTTGCACTCGGCAATGACGGCAAGCAGGTGGGCGTGGTCTCGACCATCAACGGCGACGCGAATGTGGGCTTCTACAAGGAACTTGCCGCGGCGGGTGTCTCGGCCATGGATCTGCCGGTGATGGCATTCTCGGTCGGGGAAGAAGAACTGTCGGGGTTGGATACCGAAAACCTCGTCGGGCATCTGGCGGCGTGGAATTATTTCGAGAGTGCGGACACGCCTGAAAACGCAGCCTTCATCGAGGAGTGGCGCAGCTTCACCGGCGATGAAAATCGCGTCACCAACGACCCGATGGAAGCCACAATGATCGGCTTTAACGCATGGGTCGCGGCGGTCGAGGCGGCGGGCAGCCCGGAAACCGATGCGGTTCTGGATGCCATTGTCGGTGTCGAGGTGCCGAACCTGACCGGCTCGACAGCGACGGTTTTGCCGAACCATCACCTGACCAAGCCGGTGCTGATCGGTGAAATTCGCGAGGATGGCCAGTTCGACATCGTCAGCGAAACCGACCCGGTGCCGGGCGATGCCTGGACCGATTTCCTGCCAGATTCGGCGGTGCTGGATGCTGATTGGCCGGGCAAGGCCTGCGGCATGTTCAATACCGAGACCGGCAACTGCGTGCAGGTTCAATCAAACTACTGA
- a CDS encoding IS5 family transposase (programmed frameshift), translating into METSLARDLMSDEEWTFFERFILAVRAPNGRKPTNHRLVLDGIFWIARTGAPWRDLPGEFGKWSSVYRQFRRWTLAGLWEDIMEALNQSGAVPSALQMIDSTVIRAHHQAAGAKRGTPRQGFGRSRGGFTTKIHLLVNAHGLPMRTEITPGQTSDYLGFDLVMADNLPRPSVLLADRGYDADKIRDGMEARNVLPVIPMRKSRKKRIGVDRSLYRLRNLVERCFNKLKNARRVATRYDKTAESFLGFIDITSIRLWIRHLST; encoded by the exons ATGGAGACCAGCTTGGCACGAGACCTTATGTCGGACGAGGAATGGACGTTCTTTGAGCGCTTCATCCTCGCCGTCCGCGCCCCGAACGGGCGTAAACCCACCAACCACCGCCTCGTTCTTGATGGGATTTTCTGGATTGCCCGAACCGGGGCGCCTTGGCGCGATCTTCCCGGGGAGTTCGGCAAGTGGTCGAGCGTCTATCGGCAATTCCGGCGCTGGACGTTGGCCGGGCTCTGGGAGGACATCATGGAGGCACTGAACCAGAGCGGAGCTGTGCCAAGCGCCCTGCAGATGATCGACAGCACCGTAATCCGCGCCCACCATCAGGCAGCGGGCGCTA AAAGGGGGACTCCACGACAGGGTTTCGGCCGTTCTCGAGGTGGCTTTACGACCAAGATCCACCTCCTCGTCAATGCACACGGGCTTCCCATGAGGACAGAGATCACGCCAGGCCAGACGTCGGACTATCTCGGCTTCGATCTGGTGATGGCGGATAATCTGCCCCGCCCGAGCGTGCTGCTCGCGGATCGCGGCTACGATGCAGACAAGATCAGAGACGGCATGGAAGCGCGCAACGTCCTGCCCGTGATCCCGATGCGAAAGTCCCGCAAGAAGCGGATTGGTGTCGATCGCTCGCTGTATCGCCTGCGTAATCTGGTCGAACGCTGCTTCAACAAGCTCAAGAACGCCAGGCGTGTCGCGACCCGCTACGACAAGACGGCGGAAAGCTTCCTCGGCTTCATTGACATCACGTCGATCCGTCTCTGGATCCGCCATTTGTCAACATGA
- a CDS encoding SDR family NAD(P)-dependent oxidoreductase — MRTTRRSVFVTGGGGGIGLAIARAFSAEGATVGLLDLKAEELKQAVATFPDGTAFAYECDITQRLAVKQAIDEFAASAGGLDVVVNNAVLFKYAPLVEMDEGITAKMLDVGIKGVFWSLQAATPHLIARGGGSVINMSSIGVDVSIPGGAVYSSIKGAIDTLTRQQAGELAPYGITVNSLAPSSVVTPGTLALVDEDGWKSRIDLTPLKRLATAEEIGAAAVFLASEGARSITGTRLKIDGGFTVAGL; from the coding sequence GTGCGTACCACACGGAGATCTGTATTTGTTACCGGCGGCGGTGGGGGGATCGGGCTGGCAATCGCCAGAGCCTTCTCTGCGGAAGGTGCCACCGTCGGCCTTCTCGACTTAAAGGCCGAGGAGTTGAAGCAGGCCGTAGCGACCTTTCCTGACGGTACGGCATTCGCATACGAGTGCGATATCACGCAAAGACTGGCTGTAAAGCAGGCCATTGATGAATTTGCCGCCAGTGCAGGTGGGCTGGACGTCGTTGTAAACAACGCCGTTCTGTTCAAATACGCACCGCTGGTCGAGATGGACGAGGGCATCACAGCGAAAATGCTCGATGTGGGCATCAAGGGCGTGTTTTGGTCTTTACAGGCCGCGACCCCCCATTTGATTGCACGCGGGGGTGGTTCAGTAATCAACATGTCGTCGATCGGGGTTGATGTTTCGATCCCCGGAGGTGCGGTTTACAGCTCGATAAAGGGTGCGATCGACACCCTCACACGCCAACAAGCCGGAGAACTCGCCCCTTATGGGATCACGGTGAATTCCCTCGCGCCAAGTTCAGTTGTAACGCCAGGCACGCTGGCGCTGGTTGACGAGGACGGATGGAAGAGCCGTATAGATCTGACTCCGCTAAAGCGGCTTGCAACCGCTGAAGAGATTGGTGCTGCCGCGGTGTTTCTGGCATCTGAAGGTGCACGCTCAATTACCGGCACCCGGCTAAAAATTGACGGTGGGTTCACGGTGGCCGGGCTCTAA
- a CDS encoding carboxymuconolactone decarboxylase family protein, with amino-acid sequence MNAAEKGRSIQVDMFGDDMMARRAETTTPFNKRIRDLIETYCFGEVWGDETLTKRERSLLVMAILATLGRTPQLRLHIGAGITNGCTAEEIREVMAQVAIYAGIPAGVEGTEIAEGVIKG; translated from the coding sequence ATGAACGCAGCAGAGAAGGGACGATCCATTCAGGTCGACATGTTTGGTGACGACATGATGGCTAGAAGGGCAGAGACTACGACACCGTTCAATAAGCGAATTCGTGACCTGATCGAAACCTATTGCTTCGGCGAGGTTTGGGGCGACGAAACACTGACTAAGCGCGAGCGGAGCCTTTTGGTCATGGCGATTCTGGCCACGCTGGGACGTACACCTCAGCTGAGACTTCATATTGGTGCCGGCATTACCAATGGCTGCACGGCCGAAGAAATCCGGGAGGTCATGGCACAGGTGGCAATTTATGCCGGTATCCCGGCGGGCGTGGAGGGTACGGAAATCGCGGAAGGCGTTATAAAGGGATAG
- a CDS encoding SDR family NAD(P)-dependent oxidoreductase — protein sequence MTQKDLRVGFADRQPSEIWYKIGTEVQDMARLDGKVAVVTGAAGGIGAAVVRRFVAEGAQVFLTDRDPVLLSALCEELGDRADFSVADISDETDVRAVFRGAEDRFGPIDIAVLNAGIVGKFGEIGALSASDFDQVMAVNVRGVFLGLSWLMPVMKARRSGSITVLSSTAGLRASTGLAPYVTSKHAVIGMMRAAAIEGAAYGVRVNTVNPGPIETEMMRKIERGRKSEAADLAYAATKGKIPMKRYGQPEEVAALITFLSSSEASYCSGNTYLVDGAAIAGTAS from the coding sequence ATGACCCAAAAGGACTTGCGGGTTGGTTTCGCAGATCGTCAGCCATCAGAAATCTGGTATAAAATAGGCACGGAGGTACAGGATATGGCCAGGCTCGACGGGAAAGTTGCCGTAGTTACAGGTGCGGCGGGCGGTATAGGTGCGGCTGTTGTGCGCCGGTTTGTTGCAGAAGGCGCTCAGGTTTTTCTGACGGATCGCGATCCTGTATTGTTGTCAGCCCTCTGCGAAGAACTTGGTGACAGAGCGGACTTTTCTGTCGCTGATATTTCTGACGAAACCGACGTTAGAGCAGTCTTTAGGGGCGCTGAGGATCGGTTTGGCCCCATAGACATCGCGGTCCTCAATGCCGGAATTGTGGGAAAATTTGGTGAGATTGGCGCACTGTCGGCAAGCGATTTCGACCAGGTGATGGCCGTGAACGTTCGGGGTGTCTTTTTAGGCTTGTCGTGGTTGATGCCTGTGATGAAGGCGAGGCGTTCGGGTTCCATCACAGTTCTATCGTCTACTGCGGGCTTGCGAGCTTCGACAGGGCTTGCGCCATACGTGACCAGCAAACACGCTGTCATCGGCATGATGCGAGCGGCCGCGATAGAGGGCGCGGCATACGGGGTGCGCGTTAACACGGTCAATCCGGGGCCGATCGAAACCGAAATGATGCGTAAAATCGAGCGCGGACGGAAGAGCGAGGCTGCAGACCTGGCATATGCTGCCACCAAAGGTAAAATTCCTATGAAAAGATATGGTCAGCCCGAAGAGGTCGCAGCACTAATAACGTTCCTTTCTAGCAGCGAGGCTTCATATTGCTCGGGCAATACCTATCTGGTGGACGGCGCTGCAATTGCGGGTACTGCGAGTTAA
- a CDS encoding CaiB/BaiF CoA-transferase family protein: MKPLLGITVLDLSRVLAGPLCAQTLGDLGANVIKLETIGSGDESRTWPPFHNGVSAAYLMANRNKRSVAINLKSSDGQKILHRLVESADVVVESAATGVSARLGADYETLRSINEKIIYCTISGFGRTGPLRKARGYDVILQAYSGMMSMTGYAEGGLVRVPYSPIDQTTGHHAVTGILAALLERGRTGKGTYIEVSLLETAVNFLNYNIQSYLVTKELPARPGSAHPGIAPYQAFETADRAVIIGIANDKLWRAFCKSYGVDELAEDPLFLTNRDRVQNRAAAVEVVQSIVRDMASATLLEQLESIGIPSAPVNTLEDLIRSPQLKARGMLQEITGDGACAGAWSVPLPILFDQHERGLGSPPPRLGEHTSPVLREAGFSDEEIRSFEGAGVVAS; the protein is encoded by the coding sequence ATGAAGCCATTATTGGGTATAACAGTACTGGATTTGAGCCGGGTTCTGGCGGGCCCCCTCTGCGCTCAGACATTGGGCGACCTGGGCGCGAATGTCATTAAACTGGAAACTATCGGTTCGGGCGACGAAAGCAGGACATGGCCTCCGTTCCACAACGGTGTATCAGCGGCTTACCTCATGGCAAACCGCAACAAGCGCAGTGTGGCCATCAACCTCAAGTCGAGCGACGGACAGAAAATTCTGCATCGGCTGGTTGAAAGTGCTGATGTGGTGGTCGAGAGTGCAGCCACAGGAGTCAGCGCGCGGCTGGGTGCGGACTACGAAACTCTCAGGTCGATAAACGAAAAGATCATCTACTGTACTATTTCAGGGTTTGGGCGCACCGGTCCGCTCAGGAAGGCGCGGGGTTACGATGTCATTCTCCAGGCCTACAGCGGGATGATGAGCATGACCGGCTACGCGGAGGGTGGGCTTGTGCGGGTCCCATATTCGCCGATCGATCAGACGACCGGCCATCATGCGGTAACCGGTATCCTGGCAGCGCTGCTGGAACGTGGAAGGACCGGCAAGGGCACATACATTGAAGTTTCGTTACTAGAAACCGCGGTCAACTTCCTGAATTATAACATCCAATCTTATCTAGTAACTAAAGAACTTCCGGCCCGCCCGGGCTCGGCACATCCGGGAATCGCACCATACCAAGCGTTCGAGACTGCGGATCGTGCCGTGATAATCGGGATTGCCAACGACAAGTTGTGGCGAGCGTTCTGCAAATCGTACGGTGTCGATGAACTGGCCGAGGACCCACTGTTTCTGACAAACAGGGACCGGGTGCAGAACCGCGCTGCGGCAGTAGAGGTCGTACAGTCGATTGTCCGGGATATGGCGTCCGCGACGCTCTTAGAACAGCTCGAGAGTATCGGGATACCCAGTGCACCTGTGAATACTCTGGAGGATCTCATTCGTTCGCCTCAATTGAAGGCAAGGGGTATGCTGCAGGAAATTACCGGTGACGGCGCATGTGCCGGCGCATGGTCGGTGCCCTTGCCGATACTGTTTGATCAACATGAAAGAGGTCTTGGAAGCCCCCCCCCGCGCCTGGGCGAACACACTTCGCCGGTACTGCGTGAAGCGGGGTTTTCGGACGAGGAGATCAGATCATTTGAAGGCGCAGGTGTCGTGGCAAGCTGA
- a CDS encoding GntR family transcriptional regulator, with product MTMPKLKQGSVTLYAQLANILRDKIYSGLWQNGESIPTLNELADEFEVARVTVRQAVNLLSEEGLLSSHRGKRTHVTWVPPSGSEKPLFLSVGIPEHDSATYTVDIFDYQEFEKLPPRQFEKGTSDGPYVRIRKRDLYNGVPYTCSENFVRIDVFRKFRPGGETFSKIAWLIKDVMASKAMTGYEYIQVGMPTDEECQKLLCPSSIPVARITRTFLDAEDQVILYGNYTYNGKEFGLVRDISSYIQSGR from the coding sequence ATGACTATGCCTAAACTCAAACAGGGTTCTGTGACGCTCTATGCGCAGCTGGCAAACATCCTGCGAGATAAGATCTATTCGGGTCTCTGGCAGAACGGCGAATCTATTCCGACGCTTAACGAGCTTGCCGATGAGTTCGAGGTAGCGCGCGTGACGGTGCGTCAGGCAGTAAACCTGCTGAGCGAAGAGGGTCTGCTTTCGAGTCACCGTGGCAAAAGAACTCATGTAACATGGGTTCCGCCGAGCGGGTCCGAGAAGCCGCTGTTCCTGTCCGTCGGAATTCCTGAGCATGACTCCGCTACCTACACCGTCGACATATTTGACTACCAGGAATTTGAAAAGCTGCCACCACGGCAGTTTGAAAAAGGCACCAGCGATGGACCATATGTGCGCATTCGCAAGCGCGACCTATACAACGGGGTTCCATATACTTGCTCGGAAAATTTTGTTCGGATTGACGTATTTCGTAAGTTTCGCCCGGGTGGAGAAACTTTCTCAAAAATTGCCTGGCTGATCAAAGATGTCATGGCTTCAAAGGCCATGACCGGATATGAGTATATTCAGGTAGGTATGCCAACGGATGAAGAGTGCCAGAAGCTTCTTTGCCCATCCTCCATACCAGTAGCGCGTATCACGCGTACCTTCCTTGATGCGGAGGACCAGGTAATCCTTTACGGCAACTACACTTATAACGGGAAAGAGTTCGGGTTAGTGCGCGATATTTCCAGCTATATTCAAAGCGGCCGGTAA
- a CDS encoding NAD(P)-dependent oxidoreductase, which yields MEWKDIGFVGLGNMGRHMATRLLASDIPVHIFDREQTVIDHATRSGFNIAASLDHLAAAADVIFLSLPTPPAVKAVVTRIASSGSERLRLVVDLSTTGSSVATELAGVLEAKGIGYLDCPVSGGVGGAEKGTLTLMSSGSREAFDGAKPLLDLIGKSIFYVGPVPGQAQTMKLVNNVLSAASVIASYEGLVFGAKAGLDPKQMLDIINCSSGRSFATEVKIPECILDRSFPMRFATELVHKDVKLFCDEAQKLGAPLWLLPVVVNVFAFAMQQGMGKEDYGKVIQIYENWAGATFGHEPNAQSA from the coding sequence ATGGAATGGAAAGATATCGGCTTCGTCGGCCTGGGCAACATGGGTCGCCATATGGCGACGCGGCTGTTGGCATCGGATATTCCGGTGCACATCTTCGATCGTGAACAGACGGTGATCGATCATGCGACAAGATCAGGTTTTAATATTGCTGCCTCGCTGGACCATCTGGCCGCCGCAGCGGACGTTATCTTTCTCAGCCTTCCGACGCCTCCGGCAGTTAAGGCTGTCGTAACCCGGATTGCAAGCTCGGGCTCTGAACGACTGCGCCTGGTTGTCGATCTCTCGACGACCGGAAGTTCCGTGGCCACTGAGCTGGCTGGCGTTCTCGAAGCCAAAGGAATTGGATACCTCGACTGCCCTGTCAGCGGGGGCGTCGGTGGCGCTGAAAAAGGAACGCTGACGCTTATGAGCTCGGGCAGCCGAGAGGCATTTGACGGCGCGAAGCCCTTGCTGGATCTGATCGGCAAGTCTATTTTCTACGTAGGGCCTGTGCCTGGGCAGGCTCAGACCATGAAGCTGGTGAACAACGTACTTTCTGCAGCCTCGGTCATCGCCAGCTATGAGGGCCTCGTCTTCGGTGCAAAAGCAGGTCTCGATCCAAAGCAGATGCTTGATATCATCAACTGTTCAAGCGGGCGGTCATTTGCGACAGAAGTAAAAATCCCTGAGTGCATCCTTGACCGCAGCTTTCCGATGCGCTTCGCGACCGAGCTTGTTCACAAGGACGTCAAACTGTTTTGTGACGAAGCGCAGAAGCTTGGTGCGCCGCTTTGGCTTCTGCCGGTCGTCGTTAACGTGTTTGCATTCGCGATGCAGCAGGGCATGGGCAAAGAAGACTACGGCAAGGTAATCCAAATTTATGAGAATTGGGCAGGCGCAACTTTCGGTCACGAACCGAACGCGCAATCTGCTTGA
- the dctP gene encoding TRAP transporter substrate-binding protein DctP, producing MISGKLAFMCFSVIGSTGFAQDFTLRIADSYPTTHVQSREGAQFFIDRVEELSGGRIEVEYFPASQLGKAADMLTLVQSGTVDMAYVAPAYVPSKMPLSDVAGLPGLFSGVCEGTRAYLAAANTTPLKEVDFDSQGVHLVFANMNPPYQISGPRLEIKSLDDIRGKKIRSSGNATNLVVEALGGVPVNLPGAEVYDGLERGTIDFNLGPYSSYKGYDLYDQTKFGTAGFGFSNFVVTYVMRSSVYDGLTDELKSFIDQAGEETSAHVCEVLEEANTAAIREMEELGATFFKATPETLKDFEPIAQELQANWVENMVSSDLPGKEALESMRAALADN from the coding sequence ATGATCTCTGGAAAACTGGCGTTTATGTGCTTTTCAGTCATCGGCAGCACTGGCTTTGCGCAAGACTTCACCCTGCGGATTGCCGACTCGTATCCAACAACGCATGTGCAATCGCGTGAAGGTGCTCAGTTCTTTATCGATCGGGTTGAAGAGCTGTCCGGCGGTCGTATTGAGGTAGAGTATTTTCCGGCCTCGCAGCTCGGAAAGGCCGCAGATATGTTGACTCTCGTTCAATCCGGAACGGTAGACATGGCGTATGTCGCGCCAGCCTATGTGCCGTCAAAAATGCCACTCTCGGATGTTGCCGGTCTTCCGGGGTTGTTTTCGGGAGTTTGCGAGGGAACCCGAGCATACTTAGCGGCCGCGAACACAACCCCATTAAAGGAAGTGGACTTTGACAGCCAGGGTGTGCATTTGGTCTTCGCCAACATGAACCCTCCTTATCAGATCAGCGGCCCTCGTCTCGAAATCAAATCGCTTGATGATATCAGGGGCAAAAAAATCCGCTCCTCCGGAAATGCGACGAACCTGGTTGTCGAGGCTTTGGGTGGTGTTCCGGTGAACTTGCCGGGAGCGGAAGTCTATGACGGATTGGAGCGTGGCACTATCGATTTCAACCTCGGTCCTTACAGTTCCTACAAGGGTTACGACCTTTACGATCAGACGAAATTCGGAACCGCTGGGTTCGGCTTTAGCAACTTTGTTGTTACCTATGTTATGCGCTCTTCGGTGTACGATGGTTTGACTGACGAGCTCAAAAGCTTCATCGACCAGGCTGGCGAAGAAACGAGTGCGCATGTTTGCGAGGTGCTGGAAGAAGCGAACACCGCCGCCATCAGGGAAATGGAAGAGCTTGGTGCCACGTTCTTCAAAGCTACGCCCGAAACACTGAAGGACTTCGAACCCATTGCGCAGGAGCTTCAGGCGAACTGGGTTGAAAACATGGTCTCCAGCGATCTTCCCGGCAAAGAAGCGTTGGAATCAATGCGTGCGGCTCTGGCGGATAACTAG
- a CDS encoding transposase produces the protein MVATSEFLAREPRRADGKRTWPPELKARIVAETLIEGETVNAVAKRYELIPSTVSDWRRMARQGKLVLPNLEGMDFVPVEIEASAPLAQPLAVTSSNTIDVIKGDVTVRLDAATPAARLAEIARALAT, from the coding sequence ATGGTAGCTACAAGCGAGTTTCTGGCAAGGGAGCCGCGTCGGGCGGACGGCAAGCGGACTTGGCCGCCGGAGTTGAAGGCTCGGATCGTGGCGGAGACTCTGATTGAAGGCGAGACGGTCAATGCGGTTGCTAAACGGTATGAGTTGATCCCCAGCACGGTGTCTGACTGGCGACGAATGGCGCGGCAGGGCAAACTGGTTCTGCCAAATTTGGAAGGTATGGATTTTGTGCCTGTTGAGATCGAGGCGTCTGCGCCTTTGGCCCAGCCTCTGGCCGTCACTTCCTCAAACACGATTGATGTGATCAAAGGCGATGTCACCGTTCGTCTTGATGCGGCAACGCCAGCCGCGCGACTCGCCGAGATCGCGCGGGCTTTGGCCACGTGA
- the tnpB gene encoding IS66 family insertion sequence element accessory protein TnpB (TnpB, as the term is used for proteins encoded by IS66 family insertion elements, is considered an accessory protein, since TnpC, encoded by a neighboring gene, is a DDE family transposase.) yields MPSHKVRIFVASDPVDFRKGHDGLAALVQSHLRQKPFDGSVYVFRAKRADRLKLIYWDGSGLVMAYKRLEDNSFTWPAVKNGVMRLEPAQFEALFAGLDWRRVRPLEVVAPSAAE; encoded by the coding sequence ATGCCATCCCACAAGGTTCGGATTTTTGTAGCCAGTGACCCGGTGGACTTCCGCAAGGGCCATGATGGGCTGGCCGCTTTGGTGCAGAGCCACCTGCGCCAGAAGCCGTTTGATGGGTCGGTCTATGTGTTCCGGGCCAAGCGCGCGGATCGGCTGAAGCTGATCTACTGGGACGGTAGCGGGTTGGTGATGGCCTACAAACGGCTCGAAGATAACAGCTTCACATGGCCCGCGGTCAAGAACGGGGTGATGCGCCTGGAACCGGCCCAGTTTGAGGCGCTGTTTGCGGGGTTGGATTGGCGGCGCGTGCGCCCTTTGGAGGTGGTAGCGCCCTCTGCGGCGGAGTGA
- a CDS encoding IS66 family transposase, translating to MTVPDKLPDDIAELKAIIRTQQDQNARLEALVASFKKALFGAKSEKLDPAQYELELEDIETAIAQVEAEIDADERTAPVRPPKPRQTNRGSLPKHLERVEVVIEPEQSCACGTERHVIGEEVSERLDIIPAQFRVIVTRRPKYACRSCEGGITQAPAPAHIIAGGMPTEATLAHVLVSKYADHLPLYRQAQIYSRQGIDLDRSTLAGWVGKSAFELTPVYEALMADLKRSTKLFMDETPAPVLAPGRKSTKTGYFWALARDNRPWGGGDPPGVAFTYAPGRSGQHADNILSGFSGTLQVDGYAGYNSLLKRPTQDVVLAYCWAHARRKLHDVTQSGAAPIAQEGLAQIQALYRIEKDLRGLPADQRHAARRDRSKPIIDAFKLWLAQNRARVSAKSPTGEALKYIAKYWDGMCRFLDDGRIELDNNPVERTIRPIALNRKNALFAGHDTGAQNWAVIASLIETCKLNGIEPHGYLSGVLTAIAGGHKQADIKELLPWNYTAPV from the coding sequence ATGACTGTGCCTGACAAATTGCCCGATGACATTGCCGAACTGAAGGCGATCATCCGTACGCAGCAGGATCAGAATGCGCGGCTTGAAGCCTTGGTCGCTTCGTTCAAGAAGGCGCTCTTCGGGGCCAAATCCGAGAAGCTTGACCCGGCCCAGTATGAGTTGGAACTCGAGGATATCGAGACCGCCATCGCGCAGGTGGAAGCAGAGATCGACGCGGACGAGCGCACCGCGCCCGTGCGGCCCCCAAAGCCGCGCCAGACCAATCGCGGATCACTGCCCAAACATCTGGAACGGGTTGAGGTGGTCATTGAACCCGAGCAATCCTGCGCCTGCGGAACTGAGCGTCACGTCATTGGCGAGGAGGTCAGCGAACGGCTGGACATCATCCCGGCCCAGTTCCGTGTGATTGTCACCCGCCGCCCCAAATACGCCTGCCGCTCCTGTGAGGGTGGGATCACCCAAGCGCCTGCACCCGCCCACATCATCGCGGGCGGCATGCCAACCGAAGCAACGCTCGCCCATGTGCTCGTCTCAAAATATGCCGATCACCTGCCGCTCTATCGGCAGGCACAAATCTACAGCCGCCAAGGGATCGATCTGGATCGCTCGACCCTGGCCGGGTGGGTAGGCAAGTCGGCGTTTGAATTGACCCCGGTCTATGAGGCGCTCATGGCCGATCTGAAGCGCTCCACCAAGCTCTTCATGGACGAAACACCTGCACCGGTTCTGGCCCCAGGGCGCAAAAGCACCAAAACCGGTTACTTCTGGGCGCTGGCCCGTGATAACAGGCCATGGGGCGGCGGCGATCCTCCCGGAGTGGCGTTTACCTATGCGCCCGGTCGGTCAGGGCAGCATGCGGATAACATCTTGAGCGGCTTCAGCGGCACCCTGCAGGTTGATGGATACGCAGGCTATAACAGCTTGCTCAAACGCCCTACACAGGATGTGGTGCTGGCCTATTGCTGGGCACACGCGCGGCGAAAATTGCATGACGTCACCCAATCTGGAGCTGCTCCAATCGCGCAGGAAGGCCTGGCGCAAATCCAGGCACTCTACCGTATCGAAAAAGACCTGAGAGGCCTGCCTGCCGATCAACGGCACGCTGCACGACGGGACCGCTCAAAACCCATCATCGACGCCTTCAAGCTCTGGCTCGCCCAGAACCGCGCACGCGTCTCAGCGAAATCGCCGACCGGTGAAGCCCTGAAATACATCGCCAAATACTGGGATGGCATGTGTAGGTTCCTCGACGATGGCCGCATCGAACTCGACAACAACCCTGTCGAGCGCACCATCCGCCCCATCGCTCTGAACCGCAAAAACGCGCTCTTCGCCGGACATGATACCGGCGCTCAAAATTGGGCCGTAATCGCATCCCTGATCGAGACCTGCAAACTCAACGGGATCGAGCCGCATGGCTATCTGTCCGGTGTCCTGACAGCCATCGCAGGCGGGCACAAACAAGCGGATATCAAAGAATTGCTGCCTTGGAACTACACCGCACCAGTGTGA